Part of the Desulfobacteraceae bacterium genome, GCGCGGCCGCGGCGCCAGACCTCGCGCCGGGATTCGCCGCCGGGCGGGCGGAAGTCCCAGCCGCGGGCTTCGGCGGCGGCCAGGCTCACGGGGTCGCGGGCCCTCAGGGCTGCCAGGGTCTCGCCGGTCCAGCGGCCCCAGTCCTGCTCGCGCAGGCGGGGGTCGGTTGAGATTGGCAGGCCCAAGGCGGCGTCGAGAACCTCGGCGGTGGCCAGCGCCCGGCCCAGATCGCTGCTGAGAATCCGGCTGTAGGGCTGGCCCCGCAGGATCAGCCCCCAGCGCCGGGCCAGGGCCTCGCCGGCGGGCGTCAAGGGGGCGTCGGCCTGCCCCTGGATGCGCTTTTGGGCGTTCCAGACGGTGGGGGCGTGGCGCATCAGGTCGAAAAAAGTGGGTACGCCCGGTGAAGCGTTCATGGGGAAGTCCCGCGGGACCCGGGGGGGCGCTCGGAGGCCGCCAGGCGCGCCAAGACCTGCGCCATGGCGGCATAATTGGTGTTCAGGCGGTGGTTTTGGGCCACGCGGCGGCGGGCCGCCCGGCCCATCTCCCGCCGCCGGGGGGCGTCCGCCAGCAGGGCCGCCAGCGCGGCCTCGAAGGCCGTCTCGTCCAAAGGCGGAACCAGGGTGCCGGTCAGGCCGTCCGCGACCA contains:
- a CDS encoding histidine phosphatase family protein, whose product is MNASPGVPTFFDLMRHAPTVWNAQKRIQGQADAPLTPAGEALARRWGLILRGQPYSRILSSDLGRALATAEVLDAALGLPISTDPRLREQDWGRWTGETLAALRARDPVSLAAAEARGWDFRPPGGESRREVWRRGRA